The sequence below is a genomic window from Sulfuracidifex metallicus DSM 6482 = JCM 9184.
AGTATTCTTTTTGAAACGAAATGCCAAACTATGGCCCTAGGATCTATGGTAGCTATTGTATCAAGGAACTCAGCTAAAGTAGAAGCCCTCCTTCCGGTGTCGTACACTATTGGATAACAAGATACGAAGACAAATGGTCTTAAGCCTTCCCTTACAGATTTATACGAGTTTATGATCTCTATGAGCTCCTTTCTTACGTCTTCTGCGTCTCGCGGTTCAGCTCCTGGGATATCAGCTATTTTTTCTGCAAGCTCCCTTAATCCAAGCGACTGGTCTATCCATACTGCAAAGTCATTAGGTAAGTCCTCCGCAACCAGATGGGACGTAAATATTGGATGAAATATATGATAGAAAATGGAGTACTTGTCAGCCTTCTCGATAGCACCTGCCAATTGAACCAAGTTGCTTGCCTTCAACTTAGAATATATTTTAGGGTAATAGGCCCCCTGAAAAACGAAAG
It includes:
- a CDS encoding DUF5752 family protein, with protein sequence MIDLYSSGKGIPFVFQGAYYPKIYSKLKASNLVQLAGAIEKADKYSIFYHIFHPIFTSHLVAEDLPNDFAVWIDQSLGLRELAEKIADIPGAEPRDAEDVRKELIEIINSYKSVREGLRPFVFVSCYPIVYDTGRRASTLAEFLDTIATIDPRAIVWHFVSKRILGMSKKNDFSAWLEENFGLTDVASKLSIIDPQTYTDEERLRDDIIQTLEGELL